From the genome of Medicago truncatula cultivar Jemalong A17 chromosome 2, MtrunA17r5.0-ANR, whole genome shotgun sequence:
AAACAGTGCATGAACTTTCAagtaagtaaaaaattattatccatAATCAAATTAACTGAtcatttattataataaattgtaATGAGTCAAGCTAAGCACATGAAGCACCAATAACTGTAGATTTTGAGGAGTCAAACATATGCAACCTTTAtgcagaaacaacaacaacaacagcaccAACAATATTTGAACCGTTTtgtttattccaaaaaaaaaaaaaataactgaaCCAACAAATTGTTCAGCCATTAGCATTATTATAATTCTAAAtaagatcaaacacaaaagaCAAATTTATATGGTATAACTCAACTTGATATCAATCTACAAGCTCTATGAAGATATTTAAAGTTCAAACCATGCAATCTATTATGCAACGTGAACATGAAGGTCAAACTTACATTTATGTTCGCATTGTGAACATTGCGATGAATCATGTGCATCTGAAACCTCTTTATCAATGACCAAATTTCCACAAATCCGACAAGTGCAGTTTATGCAGTACCAGTTGCCATCGGGGATCTCCTGATGTACAGAAACAAAAAATGTGTCATTCTTCTGAGGCAGGGTAAGAGAAACCCAACAATAGTCACATCCATAAGaatacaaaaaatacaaaatagactTAATTGATATTTGAATGCATGGAATAAAAAGAAGTAGGCGTATTAGAGCGACGTAGATAGAGATGTGCATGTGTTGGTAATACATAGCAATTCATTCATGCCCACAGGTCTATATCAAGAGAGAGAATATACTCATGGAACCTACTCATCAAATCACAGCCAACATAGCATAATGTTTGACAGTTCGTTTGTATTGGCTCGTAAAAAGCAAGCAAAATATAGTATATCATACAGAGAAACTTTACCCTTGATAATGATTCAATCATGTTCTTCAAGCGATATGGCCtatgatggaaaattttaattGCAACAATATTTGCTAGCAATCAGCAAAGTCAAAATAAACATTCCCAATTAGAAAGCAGAAAAATTAACTATCTCCAGGGTTTCGCGCAGGAAGGGACAGAACTACAAGTGTTTTGCTATTGTAAAGGTGTGTGTATATGTGAGAATGGTACAAGAGAATGTTAAACCAACCACTCAATAGCAGGTTTGAAttcccaaaataaataaataaaacaatttatcaGCAATGACAAGGCATGaacagaagaaaaatattagaacAGAAGAAAATGATAAACCGAGTGCAACTGACCTGAGCGGACAAACAAGCCAGGTGAAAAGTAGATGGACAGTTATCACAGCATATCAGCTCACCTCCCTCACCACACAACCCGCACGAATCATCATTTCTGTCATTATCAACAATGTTCCCAGCTTGATTTTGACTTTTCCTGGCTTTGTATTCAGCTGACCAAGCTTGAAGGAGGCAAAGTGTAAAGGGCTCACCAGACTTCATGAAAAGATTCAAGCAAGGGCGACTCAGTGTAAACCCAGCATGAATCTTGAACTCTGATAATGTAAGCACCTTACCGCAACACTTACAAACAATACCGTCTTTGGTGATCTTGCCATCCTTAGTGACAGAATTATCTTTAGAGTTTCGGTATTGAATGATGTCATTTAAACATATGACCTCATTCTCAATCAACCAGGACAAGAGAGTCCTTTCCCCAAGATAATACTTCTTCCCATCCATATTGTGCTTCCCTCCATTACAAGGATTCCTTGGAAGCAACCTGCAACGGCCTTTATGGCTTTTAAGCTTTCTCAAACCCCTTGATTTGCCGGATTTAGCTCTAGATTTACCTCGCATTATCTTTGGGTTGAAGTCCTTATTCTTGAGTATTGCTGACACTAATAGATCGTCATCTTCAATATGGCATCTATTGGACTTATTTGTTTTAGTAGTAGAGTAGTTTGTTTTCTTAATATGTCGCTGGTTTGCACTGCCTGATAActtcttcttgttctttttttttcccaCACTGTCAACTACATAatcttgaacttcttccaacaCAGTCTGAGTGCCACATACATCACCATTCAGTGACTGCACCTGATCAGTAACAGTTGATCCCAGTATGTCACTGTGGTGTAACATACTCGGTTTGATCTGAGATATCCTTTTGCACTTCTTCcgcattttctttttaagaataCCATTAGAGGAAGACCATGTACTATCTTTCCCAAAAACAGAAGCCATTGAGATTTTCCTCCCCTCTTCCTCACTGCATTCGGACCGATTTTCTGATGCGTGCTTATCAGAGCTTTTAGAATTTCTAAGTTTAGCTTGATGAACAGCATTTACTTTAGATTCCAAGTCCAAATTTCCAGAGCTTGTAAGAACATCAAAAGAGGAAGCACTTGAATGGGTAACAGTGCTACCCAATGCACAAGCAGGTAAAGAGGCTAGATCCATACTACTTTTGCTCACTGACATTTCCATTAATCGGTTTTCTATGATGTTTGGTTTATGTTCTTCGACATACATATCTTCTTGGTTACCGTCGGATGTCTGTTTACAAGCATGACTGTTTATCATAAAAGCAGATATTTCTGTGGTTCTGGTGGCTGTTGAAGAGTCGCAGAAAATGGCTTGGTCGTGCTTTTGTTCAGAAAGAGTGTGAGACGTATTCTCCAAGGCTGAATCAACTGGAGCATATGccattttaccctttttttttgaagaatatgcCATTTTACCCTTACTAGAAACTAAACTACAGCTTGCTTTTATAACCTCTTCTCCCCTTTTCAGAGCACCGACCTTTCTATCAAAATGTATAACTACTACAAAAGGATCCATAATCCACCATTGATAAGCCAACATAGCAGCGGTCTCTGGctggttttttaatttttcaacatttttcagTGCACTCGATAGATCGGACCAAAAATCGCTAATATTGGTCCATTCTTTACGGCCTCCATATGTTACATTGCACTTTTCAACAGACAAAAGTTGGCCACATAATCTCCAAACTTTTGTAAATTCCCGCATAATTTTTCCCTTTGGTGTCTTGTAGAATGACTCCATCCACCGTCTAGAAGGCCGTTGATGCTTCCCAATAGACCATCCTGACATCGTAAGCAACTGCACGATATGAAACTGCAGTAAGGGACGGGGATCCTCTTGGTCCAGCTGGGACAATGAATTTGAGATAACCATATTAGAAGATTGAAACCCTTCAGGCATTTCCTCAGTTCTTAAGGGAGACTCGGACTTCTTCACAACAGTGATTGATGGACTCGTTACTACTAGCCTGCTTGCCGAGCTCTCCTGGGATACAGGAGAAGCAACTGACTTACTTACAGACACCTCCTTTGGGATGTTCCCATCTTCTGTTTTAGATTTACAATTTGTAACATCTGCATCGTCATTAGAAGCATGAATTTTCTGTACCAAGTTATGCTTCAATAGATAGCAACTAGATATCACACCGTGTTTAGAAGATTCAACTGTACGAAATGCAATCGAGTCACTATCACAGTCTGTAGCAGCACAAGTCAGGTTGGAAATTACTACTTTTGGAATTCCAGATGAACCCAAAACATCTGAATTAGATCTACTACAAGGAAGTTCGTGCAGAGAAAATTTCATACGTTTGACATTTACATTCTCATCATTCTGATCTTCACAAGTTAAACTCTCTGGCAAACATCCCAGAGCAGTCTCATTGGAATGCTGAATTGCATTAATGTCCTCCTCGGGATGGATAAATCTTGAAGATGAGGGACGCCATATGACCGAGTTTTCATTACTAGAGCCAAATGACTTAAATGTGTTTTTCGTGGATTCATGTTCAAGGTTGATGGCTCCAGAAATAACACGCCTCTGATTAGACTGAAAAGTGTCATCACCAAAAAAGACCTCTGTAAAAATCTGTCTTTCTTCATTAGATCCTTCAAAGTTATCATCACATAAATGTTCCATTTTGTTGCTGACTAGTGCAGTTTCACTTCACAGCTTCTATTACTGGTCTACCTGTTGCCACCCCACCATTATAAATGGCTAGCTCCTGCATACTGTAAACAAATTCATGAAGTAACATGTTTCTTCAGCCAAAATGCCCTAGTTGACGAACTTCATTTCTGCAAACCCAagtaaacacaaataaaatcacGTCGTAAACCTGAGAATCTACATAAGaatataatttcttaatttcacAATTTATGCATTTAAACACCTAAATAAGGAAATTGTTGGTTTCAGAATAAGATAAATTCAGACTTATAGAACTATCGCCATTAATGCATTCATTGAACTAAAAGTCCATGCAAAGCAATATCATCATACACTTCCCACAATTAACACGTTCTTTCCAAAATTAGTTTAGAGAGAGGGGATAAGAGATATATTATTTTACATGAAATGGTGCTTTTCAATATAGAAAGGTTCGCATTTATCCCAATGCAGTCTACAAATCTAGGATAAGTGCTACTTTGCATACTCTTCTTAAGAGAGGCTGGCTCTCTCTAAGAATTGATATTATCTTCCATTCCCAATTTTCATTCATGTTTTTTATCATGTAAGGAGCATTGCTCCGTTCTCCATTTATTTCTTTAAGTTTTCGTTTCTGTATTTGTTGGTTTACCTATAACTGTAGAGAATCATGGATAACTAAACTAACAAACTTTAACTAATTTGTAATTAATACTAACCTAACTAACTTGTAACTACATTTAACAAACTCTAACTATATTTAACAGTAACAAACAACATCTAGTTGTAGGAATAATCTCCTTTAATTCACTTTATATTTCAATCTGTTTGGTTCCTATCAACAACAGCTACTAAATAACATTTTCTGCACAATTAACAagccaacattgataaatctTCATGCATTCATTTagcaataaacaacaaaaatcatataaacatGCAAAATTTAGCTTGAAAATCATAACTCAGATGCAACAAACAGAAATCataattcaaaaaaagttaCCATCAAACTTCACAAGctaaaaattgaagaacatTGATTacacaaacacaccaaaacttcaaattaaacaaatacAACTTAAAAACATGATAGAACACAAACACACACCAGTTTCTCCAAATCCACATGCAATGAAGAAAAACCAGCAGCTCTAGAAATTAAcgaaaaaatcaacaaaattcaaagcGAAAACCTCACTATTTTCACAGATCCAATCCTACCCAACTCAACTCAGATTCTCAAGAAATCTAAATCCACAAAACACTTCACCCaccaaaattagggtttctcaAAATTTCCCAAAATCTGAACATAGAAGAAACAAATTGCAAATTTTGCAACAACCCCACCTCAAAAGATAGCTTTTCGAAATCACCCAACAATGCTACAACGAATTCCAAAgcagaaaacaaacaaacttttttctctctctagaaaaccCTTTTTCacagtttctctctctagaaccATATCCTTTCTTCCCATGTGACTAGCATTTGGATTTGTCTATTTGTGGCACTTTTTTTGAGAACCCTTTTAGATGAAGCAACTATACAAACACTCATTGAGATTGTGTTGTGCAATGAAAATGGACAAAGTGGGTCCCACCGATTAAGGGGACTAAAACTATTATGTTTTCTACTTTCTTTTTTGTAGTACTTCCTTGTatgaggtgaagagaagagatCCATCATAATTTTTGCGGCAAATGTTTagattaggcttaaatatgtaatagTATGCACTTTTATTTTGGCATTaactatttgtcaaaaaaaatattttggcattaattatgcattttttttgtttgatatcGGTCTGgaacttgtaaaaaaattgtaattggtatttttgttaaatttttgtaaaaaaaataaacaaaattaattgtgTGTCACCTGGACCAATAATTACACGTCACGTGATTCAGTAAACAAATGGATCAATTATCATCTCATTTGGTATAAAGAGATCCATCTCAAAGTTTGTCTCTTTGTGTGGAGGCTTCTATGTAATCTTATTCCAACAAATGACAACTTAATTTGGCGAGGTGTGCTCATGGCTATTAACCAGCTTTGTGTAGGAGAGTGTACCCAGACTGCTTTTAGGATTgccgactgaccccacaaaccaacacgagttttttcagcgtgttttgtcctcactcgcacgcttaccgGAAAACTTTCCGGTAGGTCACCtatcccaaaattgctccaagtcaagcatgcttaactgtggagttcttttggaatgagctaccgaaaacAAGATTTGTAACATCCCAGACTGCTTTCAGGATTgccgactgaccccacaaaccaacacgagtcttttcagcgtgttttgtcctcactcgcacgcttaccgGAAAACTTCCCAGTAGatcacccatcccaaaattgctccaagtcaaacacgcttaactgtggagttcttgtGACAAACATTACATGTTTCATTCGTTTGCCTCCAAATCGAATAAATAACATCCACTGATACTTGATAAGAAGAAGAAACCGTTTAACAACTcccttattaatttttctacCACAACTTAAATTGACCAAAACCTCCGAAATGGTTTGCCGTTGATAGTTGTTAAAAAAAGTATGCTTTCTTTTAGATTGTGGCTCACTATGAATGTTGTTTCCTGtttcattaaatataaaataaaaataaaaatttgcgATTGGCACTTTGACAGTAGTAGTAGCATGTGATtgatacaaaaaattaaaagccaTTGACACTTTGACAGGGAGTAGTAGCATGTCATagataaaacaaatataaacatattgattgaaaaaaaaaagaataacaaggtaaagtaaataaaattacataaaatgaATTACTAGATGTAACCATATTGCATCAAAACGTGTACTCCTTATGCATGCAGTTCATATAAAATGTGGAGTATAATGAGTGCAAAAGGTGGCACAATATAATAAAGACAAATGCAAAACACACTTAAATACAACacatattcataaaataaaataaaacgtcATATACCCATATCTTCCTCAATGTTATTGTGAAAAAGTTAAGCGACATCTTCTTCATACTCAATTCCAATATATTCTTCATCTGTTAGATAGTCAAATAAACCAGTGCTTGAATAAGTAGCATTTAAATTAGAAGTGTCCAAACCACTGCAAGGGGTGTTCAAACCAATCTCTAAAGGTACATTTGAGAGGTGATTAGAGGTGCTCAAATCATTCAAAGGAATGTTCAAATCAATATTAAGAGACACATTTGAGAGGTGGTTAGAAGTGTTTAACTCATCCAAAGAGATGTTCAAATCAATATTGAGAGGCCCATTTAAGAGATGGTTAGATGTGTTAAGTCATTCAAAGGGATGTTCAAATCAATATCAAGAGTCATCTTGAATTAGCAATGTGAAGCTCCAATTTTCAGCATTTTTTACCTTCAATTTATAGAAATCAAAGTGACTAGAAATTTTAGATGAAATAGTTTGCCAAATTTTGTACCgccaaaattttaataaaatggaAGCAGGTCTTGAAAAAATTTGCGCCAAAGATGAACATATGTTTGGGAAGTGGAAGAGTACAATTGAATTCTCTGGTGTATTGAACAACGTCATTCTTTAATGAAAGAAcatgaaaaatgtaaaattaggCACTTTATTTAATGAAAGAACATGAATACGGTTGGGAAACAAGAATTGCCATGACGGCAAATTAGACATTTTAgcttaaattaaataacaatgaCCACATTCCTTAAAAAGTGTGAAAtgatcaattttgcttataaaaaaaacggagggagtagtacaGTTTcgtaaaattgaaaataacctTTGATTTTGTCTTTGGTGAGAATCTTATATAGAATAATTGAAAGCAATGGTAAGGATCAACACATCATCCACTCGCCCATTTGCCACTCACTCGCCGCTGCACCTTGATGGTTCAACTATCCATCATCCGACTCAACACCTATGTATCATGATCTGAAGCATGTTACGACGAGCAGAAAAAGTTAAagttaacaacaacaaaagaagaagaaattgcaaATGGAAATAGTAGAAAAATAGTCTCATGGTGCATtgagaaacaaaaatgaaaggAGGCTCACGGAAAAGGAAGCCAAGAGCACAAGACATCCTTTCATACAGTCACTGtttaatcaacatgcatccaacgATAACCATTAATCTACTTGCATTGAAACTTAAAATTTGACCATTGGTAACTCTTAACTTATTCATCTACCTCAATGTGTATACTTTTACTATTGGGAATGAAAAAAGTCTGAAAATCAACAttatatctttttctctttagtACTACGTATTCTCCAAAAGTctgaaattatttaaaatctgTATAactaaacaataaaaatattttattaatagatGAGAAAAATTGACGAatatttaaataagaaaattacacaaataataataataatttattcttaCTACTAATAATTAATAGAAAATGTATATTATCTAACATGTCTTATTGAATGATAAATATCACACTTG
Proteins encoded in this window:
- the LOC25487250 gene encoding increased DNA methylation 1: MEHLCDDNFEGSNEERQIFTEVFFGDDTFQSNQRRVISGAINLEHESTKNTFKSFGSSNENSVIWRPSSSRFIHPEEDINAIQHSNETALGCLPESLTCEDQNDENVNVKRMKFSLHELPCSRSNSDVLGSSGIPKVVISNLTCAATDCDSDSIAFRTVESSKHGVISSCYLLKHNLVQKIHASNDDADVTNCKSKTEDGNIPKEVSVSKSVASPVSQESSASRLVVTSPSITVVKKSESPLRTEEMPEGFQSSNMVISNSLSQLDQEDPRPLLQFHIVQLLTMSGWSIGKHQRPSRRWMESFYKTPKGKIMREFTKVWRLCGQLLSVEKCNVTYGGRKEWTNISDFWSDLSSALKNVEKLKNQPETAAMLAYQWWIMDPFVVVIHFDRKVGALKRGEEVIKASCSLVSSKGKMAYSSKKKGKMAYAPVDSALENTSHTLSEQKHDQAIFCDSSTATRTTEISAFMINSHACKQTSDGNQEDMYVEEHKPNIIENRLMEMSVSKSSMDLASLPACALGSTVTHSSASSFDVLTSSGNLDLESKVNAVHQAKLRNSKSSDKHASENRSECSEEEGRKISMASVFGKDSTWSSSNGILKKKMRKKCKRISQIKPSMLHHSDILGSTVTDQVQSLNGDVCGTQTVLEEVQDYVVDSVGKKKNKKKLSGSANQRHIKKTNYSTTKTNKSNRCHIEDDDLLVSAILKNKDFNPKIMRGKSRAKSGKSRGLRKLKSHKGRCRLLPRNPCNGGKHNMDGKKYYLGERTLLSWLIENEVICLNDIIQYRNSKDNSVTKDGKITKDGIVCKCCGKVLTLSEFKIHAGFTLSRPCLNLFMKSGEPFTLCLLQAWSAEYKARKSQNQAGNIVDNDRNDDSCGLCGEGGELICCDNCPSTFHLACLSAQEIPDGNWYCINCTCRICGNLVIDKEVSDAHDSSQCSQCEHKYHKKCLGERDKQEGAVSDTWFCSQSCREVYCTLQSQVGLVNQVADGFDWTLLRCIHDDQKVHSAQWFALKAVCNTKLAVALTIMEECFVSMLDLRTGIHMIPQVLFNWGSDFARLNFQGFYTVVLEKQDVLISVASIRVHGTTVAEMPLIATCSRYRRQGMCRRLVSSIEEMLISVKVEKLVVSAIPDLVETWTKGFGFVPVGDTEKRRLKKNNLMVFPGTVLLEKSLYGKKKDEGLCDQSTLATDESFKAGICSEGMDISESLPLDVGNVATNEVGAKSECEPVDCKNQPDNRADSEISRDDNILAVEIALGDKESTETSRSFGEEKITPFEGNNVEVPRTSANKDGTESGGRVFEDKNINIGEVKENDMHEHVSNVSCKTFSGNNFDTVSNFECSAMYDETVIFGSLANSAN